The segment AATTGTCTTAACATTATTCTGAAACGTCCCTTCTTACACGCCCCTGCAGGCAGCGCCAGTCATTATTCATAATTCACAAAGCCATTAGCTTTCAACTCTTACAAGTTCACAACTACTTTCAACCTTTTTAGACTTAGATTTTGTCTTTTGAAGCTTGTTGATTAGGAATGAATGACGGAGCGACTAATTTGCCAGGAGCAattattttacaacaaaacagGGATAACAACCTACCCAGAGAAGTAAAGCAGTTTCACACTTTGCAGTTTTGCAGAGATTCTTCATATTATGAATGACTGAATGCACCAGTCAACCATAATACTCAACACACAGGTGCAGCACAGACTGTTATGTAGAGCCTGTCTTAATAAAACCTTTTTCATTCTGTAATTTGGCTTAATTATACGTTATTTTCATATGCACCTTCAGGTTGTAAATCTTCTcattcacacttttaaatgatAAGATTTCCTTCAGTCTACAGTTCATTATGTGAAAACTGTGTGAAGTGTTCCCCTACCTGTCACTGTGCATGCTGCTCCTCTCTGTATGCTGAACTGTAGCCCCCCAAGAGTCGGCCCGTTCCCCTCTCCTGGCTTAAATAGCTATGGAGCGCATGACCAGACCTTACTGGAGCTTgtataagcacacacacacacacacacacacacacaaacacagtacacacactgcacagatgaatacactcgaggcttcaaatGCTTTCTCAAATACTCATTCATATGCCTTGTGATCATAACCAAATGACGCCAGTCTGTGTGGTCACTCACACAATAAAAGACTCAGACAGCGTTCATGCTTAAGTCATACTTGTGTAAATTTAGTAACTACATGTAAATGATTTGTTATCTGTGGAGGCGGACAGGTGTCGGGGGGGAAGAAATACTTGATaatttgtgtgcacaaatgAATCATTTGTTCTCTGTGATTACTTAATTTGTGGACTCAAATTATCACATTTGTAAAGCAGACCCTGCAGAGAATCCATGTTGGGAGGCAAGAACAAAACCACAACAtcaacattatcattttaattcaatACTGCTCGAATCACAAATGACGATACAAAGGTCAGGAATTATGTGGAATAAAAATCTAATCAAGTTCATCTCAAAAACGacaattacattatttttttttcgtGTAGTCTAGTGTTGTACATTTTAATGAGATTGTGCAGATATGATGCTCTGTATTACTGCCAAAGAATGTTGtgaataaaacaggaaaattgCTTTTGCAGCATAACTGATGTGTTCAgcatgaaaaaacatttcttaacAATTTAATTCTAACCTAAAGCGCTTACAGAAATCAACtagattcacatttttcttaaaatcacatttacacactcacaaatgCATTGAGTATTTTAAAACATGCTCCTCCTGTTCACTCATTTACACGAGTGCGCTCACCTGTTGGTGCACACTGCTCCCTCCATACATTCACACATGTGTTACAGTGTCTCTTTCTTTCAATTTATACacactcagacagacacacactcatacacactgaGTACAAATGTgttacatatacagtagtaaTTATAATGGGGATCCAAGGCAGTCTGTGTTGGGTTAGGGTTTGACACTTTAGGGTAATTCACTGGGTCTGGGTAAACTGGGATTGGGTAAACTGGGATTGGGTAAACTGGGATTGGGTAAACTGGGATTGGGTAAACTGGGATTGGGTACAGGGGTGGAGAGTGGCTTTTTGGGTTTCATTTAGATAGTAACAGACAAACAGTTGGACCCCCTAGAGAATAGAAGTCCTGAGGTCTTGTGAGGAATCTGGTCCCGGTCCAGTGTTGGCTGACTCCTCAGTGGAACTGGGCAGAAGGTCCGACATGGCTGTCGCATGCTCCTCTTCCtgctgctctttgttttggGCCGTGGTTGAAGCCACATCAGAGGGGTCGAGCGCTACCCTGTTAGAGGGGACAGTGGGGCAGTTGGcagtaatttattaattgtaatagcagaaaaggaaaagacaCGACTGTCTGATAGCATCAAGTGGAAGCTATTTAATACAAATGAGGTTAAATTCTGCTTTACTGAACAGAGAAACAATCAGAGGCTCATTCTAATGCGACACTTAAGGTATCAGTAAAATTCATCTTAATTTGGCGTGGTTATAATGGCTGTCGAACTGCTGTTGAATATGCCGCTGAGAGCAACTGCTAATATTCTTGCTGCAAGGTCTGTTTATTTAATGACTTCCACACCAGATGGAGAAGCTTGCAAACTGTGGTAGAAGGAGATACGCTGGGAGGTAATGGTGCACCAGGATATAAATAGATCACTTGACATTATTGACTAATTGCAGGTGACAGTGTCCTGGGTGAAAGAATTTCTAAAAGTGCTGCATTCGTTTTAGCGTGTCACTTTGGATGCGTATGCTGAAGGGCTGCATCTTACCCACAATGCATTGTAATCACTCATCACTTACTCTGCCATAACCTGCCATGGTGCACAATAAAATGATTCTACCTGATCTTGACGGGAGCTCCCAGACGTATCAGGCTTTAGATTCATGTTAGATAATGCTTTAAGCTAAAGTTTGGGTTTTGCTATAATCAATTTTTCAATGTAATTCATCCATGTGATACTCACTGTGCATATGATAAGAACTCTAGTGCACAATATAATTGAGTTTTGTGTGATAAACAATTTTAGGAGACTTACAGTATTCATTAAATAAACGTCTGGGCCTCATTTACTGTTAATCATTAGCACTGCTAATGATTAACGGACAGTTTTTTTCCACTTCCAATTTTTTGCTCCCCTGCTCTGCAAGTGGCTACATGCATGATGTATGGTGCTACATGTTAACGGCTGCCAAGGAGAAATGACACAAAGTCTGTTAAACAGCTACAGAAATACAAGTTCAGCTGGTTTGCCTCAGGAAAAGGCAGCTGTCAAAGATGCAGATGCAGTTCTTCCTTTTATTGCAAACACACCATTTCGTGTATACAAATATATCATGTCTAATATGATTTAGGGTAGTTAGTTATTAAAATGACAAGTCTATATAAATATTGCTTTTGTAGTATTACAATGATTTACCTGCTGTTTGAATCACAGTCACCTAAATCTTGTCAGAAAGACGTCAAGACCGTTTACGTTCCAAAACATACATGAAGATTCCTCTCATGGCTTCCACAGCTCACCCACTGTGCACTGAATATTCTCACTTTGAACCGTGGCTTCTGGCATCCTCACATGTAAAAGGAATAGCTCTTATTGTTGAGATGATGGTGGTAAAGATGTGACTTTTGCATAGTATTTGGAGAGTGACTTCTGTTGTCTTTTGGCAGCGTTTTTAGTGGTTTCTCCTCCAATGACAACTGGATTGACGCAGTTATAAAATCTCTTAACAAGGACACATTTCAAAATGACTCTGTCGACTGTTTAATAATTCAGTGTTGCTTTGTTATCGTCTGTGCGAGGCACGCATCAgatttctctttgtgtcttgcACACTTGCACAGTCAAAAGACTCATATGGTAACGTACATCCAACTTCATGTGTGCACACCAGTTTTGTTTCTGTACACACTGTTTTTCTTGCAATTTCTGTCTTGATTCCTTTctggtttttcctcttttgtcacACACGTGCTAACCACACACCTTCATATGGTCACTCcccgagcacacacacacacacacacctttggCTTATTATTGATCCAAGGCTGCTGGTCTGATTAGGAATAATAGTGGTATTACCCAGTAATGCTCGGGGTTCACGGGACTCATACTCTCATGTGACGCAGTGAGCAGCCTCTTGAGCGCATAGCTTACAAAACAGCCGGGAGGGAATCAGCTGAGAAGCACACAACTGGTGGTTCCTATGAACCACAAGTTTTCAGGTCAGTGCACCACATTTAGTTGGCTGACAATTGGCAAGTCTGACATCCGGCTAGTGTTAGGGACAAGACTGAAGTCAGTTTGGCGGTAGCAGGAAATCATACTGCAGGAGGGAATCtgagagaaagaagtgaggcTCTGCAGACCGAACTGATAGCTCCCAATAAACTTCACAGATCAATAGTTTCAAGATCTTTGATCTATGATGAAAGCTGACAACGAGGTCTTTGTCGTTGTTCTATTAAATTTATTAGGAGCTATCTACCACACTCTCCATTGTGCTCGTCTGCTTTGAAATGGtttaagaaatgtttcattgtATAAATGTACAGACGAGTGAGAAATTAAACCAGATTCATCCATGCAGGACACAAAGGGGTCACTGGCTGGTCTGATGATACTTCAAGAAACTCAGCTTCTCACAATTTATGATAAATGATCTTTGGAAATACTCAAGATCATTTCAAACTAACTCTTACTCAACAGACAATCCTCTAATCTTCATCTTCCCAAACATCTGACACCCACAGGTCTATTTTCAATCCCATACTGGGTCCACATTCATAAAACCTTCTTCTTCCTTAAAGtccttttaaacatgtttttaaaaaagctttaattttggttttataatcctgtttttttttttgtttttttaacagcatgttagtttttcttttatatgtatgtatgtatgttgtttAGGTAGAGGTAATCAATAAGCCCATATAGGATGTTTTCCTCTCCCTgcacattgatttttttccttgtttccttgttgtgtgtatttgtttgattttaaactgTGCAAATAAACTCAGAATGATGTGAATCTGCCTTCACAGTTACCAGATCTAAACCCAACTGAGgaacagtgctctccaccaccatcactCAAATGCTAAATGAGAGAATATCTCTTGAAAGAAAGGTGTTCAGAGACTTGGAGAATCTATGACAAGGAATACTGAAGCTGCTTGTGGAGGCCCAATACCTTATCAGGACCTCCATTTATAtacatgcatgtactgtatgtagttaCATATGTTACCACTGTAAATGTTAGATAGATGTTTATATGTTAACATACTGTTGAGTGTCCCCATTGCCTGCAGGAAGCGTGTCGTCACTGCAGTCACCTCCTGTTGCTGCCTCCGGTTCAACACACCCTTCCTCACATGCCCGCTGCAGGGCCAGggtactgcacacacacacacacacacacacacacacatctttatCAGATATTACTGTTGGTCCTTACCAATAGCCTTCTACAAATTACAACATGTTGCATCGGGCCGTGTGGAAATGTAGCAGTAGAAAatgttacagtatattactgATGAAAGATCATTCTCTCTTtgtgaacagagagagaaatactgAACCAATACTGAGCACAGTCTCCTCATTTCATCTTCTATCAGCACAGAAATGTTAGCCGCAGCTTGGGCAACATCAGAAGCAATCATGTAAGGGCACTGCTGTAAGTCCCATCTGTGGATGGAACACTGTTGGTACAACAGCTAGCAATTAGATGGCTTATTTCAGCTATTAGAGAAGAAGCACCGGGAAGTGGTTAATACCAGTGTGAATGCAGAATAAGTATTATTTTGATTCTCTTTCATAGAAAagtaaagagaggaaaagagtcTGTTGAGTGAGATTACAAATTCATGTTCTGGTAAGATTAGGTTGGTGATGGAAAGTCTATTTTTATATGAAGTTGTTAGATGTGTAATGTTGCTCAGCTCTCCCAAATTATAACTACAGGAAATATTTGGACAGTACTTTCAGtccagcaaaaaaaataaaacaaaacaaagcaaaaaaacccTACAACACTACAACAACTGGACTATGAAACATCTGTTTTGAATGTGGATAGAAATCTCTTCTGTTGGATGCTGGATATAGTGGATATAGAGCTACCTACCCGTTTTTCTTACGACATTTAAGGATATAGATGATGATGACCAGCGTCTCCAACACCAAGAAGACTGCAGCTGAAATAGCCCCAATCTTCCAAGCTTCCAGGCCCAGCTCTCTTGTCTCTAATCAGACACAttaaaagcaaagagaaagggaaggaaagGGAGGGCAAAAGGGCAGGAAAGCACTGGATTTAGAGGTGAATATAAATTGAAAACAAGTAGTGCACTAACCTTTTCTACAACTAAATCAACTGTCCCTCAAGTACACATAAAGAAAGTTGTACTCTGACATCCCTTTTGTcaggagtatgtgtgtgtgatgcataGGGACGCAGAACACAACAGTGTCTTATATTGTGACAAGATGGTGAAGCTTCCAAGTCTACCTGTACCATACCAGTCCACCCTAGACCTGGTCAGACTGTGTAGTGAGGTCTACCTACGCTGCTCTACTGCTTATTCAACTTGGCCGTCTGCATATTTTGTCGGCAGAATAAcaatgatgttttcttcttttttaatctaCCCAAAGTTTTAAGCTGCAGAAAATCTGctataatatatacaatatatactcAAACCCATTTATAGCCTGAAACACAGTTCTGCACTTGAGAATGTCATATTCTCTTGATTTTGAAAGAACTAGTTGAATTCTCTTCATATTTTTCTACATGGAGACATTAAGAAAGTATTTGATCAACAACAGCAGATTTCATGGGAACCCAAGGAGTCATCTTATTCCTTCTTTTTGTAGTTTGATatcttttgatattttattttacctgtAGTTCCAGCTGTATCTTCCACCAGCTCATTGGCCTCCCCTGGTTCTTCCCTCTCTGCCTGAGGGGGAACAGCTAGAACATCCTTCACAAAATCATCCAGCGTAGGTTGGACCACAACAGGGTCATGTGTCAGAAGTTCATCAGTGGGGGTGATGATCTCGCTGTCATGGTCAGATGTCTCACCACCCAGGAGGGTGTTTTCTCCTGTCTCTACCCCGTCTAGGGATGGGCTTGTGGTGGGAGCCTGGTTCTCAGGGCTCTGCTCTATGGAGGCTTCAGCACCATCTTCAGGCTCTGGGGCAGAGATCACCAACACATCTAGAAGAGGGGTTTGGTatgtgacacacacatgaaaatgaagCCAAGAGGCCAAagtttagggtttgtcgagTGGACCTATGGAATGTAGAATAATGCAtagatgtgctgcagctgagagcGGTAGGTGGGTCGTGatttgtatgtgtctgcaagCTAACTCAGCGTTGTGTCTTTGCAGTGCAGAATGTGTGTACAACATATCACTCTTGGCATGTGTCACAATAATCACTGGGTTTTAAGAGAATTTTAGAAGTTTAGACTGTTAAATCATTAATGTTCATGACAAGATATTCTGAGTAAACATTTTCTCAAGTGCTTTCTATCAAAAGCTTGTTCTgatgttgaaaatattttaaaactgcacaGATAAAACAACTGGGCCaatgtttggatgttttgagTTACAATACCTTGGTTTTCCAGGATATGGACTGGTAACCAATATTATTGTTAAATGTATTAAAGGAGCTCATAATCCCCATTCATGAGCTTTCCTCTCTTTAAGTAGGTTAAGATGCAAACAATGCAAGCTTAACTAAAGCTACTGGGACTCATGCAACTGGATTGTTTAAAGACAAATACCGTTGGAGTTTTAGGTTTTTATGACCCAaattatgttttacatatttaacaATTCAGATAGTTATTAGATAAGAATCATTAAAATGGGAGATAAATTAACTAGAGAGTTTGGATCTTATGAGGTTTCAGATGTTGTTTGCATGGTGCTATGTTTTAGTTCACTGCATGAACAACTCAAACAGTTAGACCTGAAGGTATCTCACCATGATCCTCCTTTTCACTGCCATGTGAGGTCTCCGGTGTAATCTGCTCTTCTTCTCCATCTTGTTGGTCACCCCCCTCATTCACCAATGTCTCTGATTCCTTTTTAATTAcactctcttcatctctttcacCTCCTGCTGCTTCCCCCATTTCTGCACCTACTGCTTCTGCCTCTTCAGTAGCTCCTCCCTCCACCACTAAATGGCCTTGTTCATCCTCCACTTTTTGTCCCTCTGCGTCCTTCAGTATGTTAATCTCTTCTTCCTCTACTGCCTCTCCTACTACAGATTGCGTGGTCTCTATCTCATAATTATCAGAAGGCAGTATTAGCACTTCACCTTCCGTTTCATCTACctgtgtttcttcctccagAGTTTCTCCCATTCCCCATGCATCTTCTATCTGCTCCACATCACCCACCCCCAGGCTAGGGTCAGACTCTACCACAGTCTCCTGCTCTGGCCCTCCGCCCACGACAACCTCTACAGCAGCTTGAgtttcctctgcctcctctgtttctgcttcagcCTCTGCTTTTTCTTCTGACAATACAACCTGCTCGTTGTTAGCCTCAACCCATGCCTCCTCTACTGCTGAATCCCCTCCTGTCTCTACTAAAGCAGCTACAGTTTCCTCTACAACCTCCTGACTGACTTCGGTGTCTAGAGACTCACCGGTAACCTCCGCCCCCACTGCCTCTCTGCTTCCAGTTTCTACACCTGCTGTCGTCTCCTCCACAGATCCAACTGCAGtttctgcctctccctctccgACTCCGTTCCCCTCCTCGGCTGCATCTTCAGACGCATCCGTCTCTGCTACCCCCTGCTCCTCCTCAACACCAGCAACCCCTCCCTTGGCATCCGTATcttccccctccacctcctcctccactgtctGCTCTAACACCTCTGCTACTGTGTTAGCTTCAGTCTCTGATTTTTCAGCCCCCAGAGCATCCTCCTCAACCCCTTCCTGCACTGTTGCCTCATCGGCTTTTCCTTCACTCCCTCCTTCCACCTGCCCCAGAGCCGCCTCTACCACCCTCTCCAGCAGCTCCTTTAGCACTTCCTCTGCTCCGCGACCCTCCACCTGCTCGGAGGCCTCCTGCATAGCCTGTTGCACCTCTTTCAGGCTAGGAGGGGCCACCACCGGTGCCACCTCAGCAGGGGGCAGCTCTGGTTCCTGGGCTAAGGCCTGGACATCTTCTAGGGTGACTGTAGATGATTGGATGGAGGTAGGCAGACCTAAGGACatagtaaaatatttttggtgTGTTGTAGCAGCTAACACAAGACAAACCTGGAATATATCGGTGATCAGTGGTGTATTGCTACTGGTGACATGCAGTGTCATTACCATTGATTGATTGGTTATGTCATGAATGCAATCATTTGTTCTCATTTATTCCTTCATTCAATCACTCATGTATTCACTCATGTATTCatcaattcaaaataaaaagataGAAGGAGTGTAGTTATATGCACATCACATATAGGTGCAAGGCTattggaaattaaataaatgttcatcAAGATGCAAAGAGATCATCAGACAGAGGTCACCCTACCTTCAGATGTGCAGTGTTGTATCAACAAAACAGCTAGGAAACCTTTCAAAAAGCAGTACTCCatgttttccaaaaaaacatcaaaaatatataCTCCAGAACAATCCCAGTCTCTCCCAGGAAAACACTCTTTACTTCCTTTTGTTCCCCCAGTCCTTCTCAAGTgtcaagtgtgtgtgcacaccaCCGCAAGACATACACTGAGTGTGTAGACTCTGGACGGTCGGACAGTAAATTGGGCCCGGGCAGGGAGGGCAATGTTAGCAGGTGACGCTGAAATGAGGGTGGGTGAAAAAACGGACAGCGCCATGTTAAATATTGCCACCCCGAGGTGTCTTCGTACCACCAGGTGTCTCTATGGGAGTCGGGGGGGAGGTAAAGTAGCACTTCATCGTTAAATGCTTTTGAGACCCTTACAAGGGCCGTGGTGAAGCTTGGGCGGCATGTCACACACAGAGTGAACTCTGGAGGAGCAATTATAGGTGGGCTGTGAGTTTGGGGCGTGAGTGATGCCACCATTAGGCCTTGAGATAGAGCTAGAGGAAGTAGATTTGAGTGTAACACAGAAAGCTGTAGCGAAAATATCTCATAATATCACAATGAACTTTACAAAAAGTCTTGAGTTTCACACAGGACACACGAAACGGCCAACGTTGTATGTGTGCTACAGCTGTTTCTAATCATTTTATACGGCCTTTCTTTCTACTACCTCATCCACTTCTATGTCACCAGTCCAGTGTGCATCGCTAGGATCAGAAAGGCACAGTCATGCCTCATAGTTGCCAACTGTTAGGTTACCTAACAGAGCCATCCATGTCTATCACGTTATGTAACACAAagaatgtttatgtcacatcGCTGTTCAGTCTCACGGTGACATGGTTACTGTAGGAATACACAGAAATTGGAAGTAGGTATTACATTAATTGGGATCTATCTGCAAATGTACAGTGTCAGCCACAGTGTATTGCTAGAGGCATTGAAAAATCCCCAGTTGAGTTCTTGTGcagcagtttatttatattcatatccAGGTTAGCATCTCTGAGACTTCCCAGGCGTACACAACAAACACTTGGACAGAAGTGTTTAAATTTGTCTCTGTGGATAAAGCCAAGAAGAGataaaacatctgtgttttctAATCACACATTTGTCTTAAACATTGGGAAATATGATGAAATTTATTAATACAGTGCCAGAAATTAATGCAAGGATCCATACTGTAAGTGGACAGTTCAGGACCAAAGaggccaaacaaacaaacagactgaatagctcaacaactattggatggattgccattacaTTTGGTTGAGTGCTgtaatgtgctatataaataaacttgccttgccttgttAGCATGCTATTGTTAGCATTTAGgtcaaagcaccgctgtgcctGCCTCCTATCAGCACTGGGCTCAAGCCAATTTGAAATTCCTATATTTTCACAATAAAGATATCATTCTGTCCAGACATCTGTCTGCTATCTGTCCGACCCCCTCGCCTTTGTGAAAATAGTAGATCATACGTTCTCTCCCTGTGATCTGCCCAATAATAGTAGCCCTTCTGGGGAGCTTTACTGTATCTCGCCTTTCAAGGAAATCAGCTGATCCTGACCAAAGGCTCCATTGATTCTCATGCCAAAAGACCAGCGTGACAGAACTATAAACCTGTGTCATGGAACCAATGAGACTTCTTGACCCACCAGCTTGTTATCTTACTGGCTCCTCAGCATGAACACTGACAGTCTGCTCACAGCTATGAAACCAGCTAAGGAAATAATAGAGACTTTTTCTTCACTGTCAGTGTTGGTATAAGAACATGTCAGTTTTGTTCTCTGTggtctttgtgttgtttttgaagCCACGGGGGGTGCTGCACAGTGATCTCTGCTTCAGTTTGATTTACTTGACAATTCAATGCCAAATCTGCACTTGTGCATATCAAGAGCCTCTGTTCTCTGTCTCCAAACAAACCATAGATAGAAACAGAGACTTGAGCTCTTCAGAGGAGCAACAAAACATATCTGAATTGTTTTCTTGTCTCTGCTTACTTTGTTGGATTCCTTTGAATTCTCTCCAACTATCAATTtactgatctctctctctctctctgtctctctctgtctctctgtctctctctctctctctctctctctctctctgtctctctctgtctctctctctctctctctctctgtctctctctctctctctctctctctctctctctctctctctctctctctctctctctctctctctctctctctctctctctctcctctctctctctctctctctctctctctctctctctctctctctctctctctctctctctctctctctcattcgtGACTGCAGGAGATTAGGTCTGAAAGGTTAATACAGTCACATGAGCTTCACATTGTGCTTTGTGCTACCAGGCAGTAGCATTTCATACTTGGCTTGTGACTGGGCTAGAGAGGGGGATTATTATAAtgatgcatactgtatattgtctACATACGCAGtcatatgcacacacagccACTTCACCATCTTCACCTCTATacctcagcacacacacacacatactgtgcacACACGTATGTatacaatcacacacaaactcagGAACACTTACTACTACCTGCACACTGTGTAGTATTGGAAAACTGAATCAAAGTGGAGCTTCACATGCAAACCTTTCTGAGGtctattttgtaattttatcaCTTTGATCTGTAAAAGAAAGACTCAACTCACATTCAGACATAAGAAAGTATTTTTAGGTAATTAAGAACAAACTTAAAAACGTGAAATCATACATTTCAACTATTAGTGACCCTTAAACATGGTGGATTTCCCTAAAACATCTCTTTGCAATTAAATCACCCTTGTTACATTTTATCCAGTAAACCAAAATGATCTTTGTGAAAGTGAAACTGGTGCATGATGTGTAGCTTCTCCAGCTGGTCTATGTTTAGGGCTGGGAGGAGCAGCACcctgtgctgtgctgtgagGCCATAGGAGTTGCTGTCTGTATTTCACATGTCAATGTTGGAATTTCAGATGTGCTCTCCATGAAAAGAGGGCGGTGGAGGTGCGTAACCAGCACTAACCTCTACCCTGGCCCAGTGGCTGTACGCACCAACACTAACTACTCATCAGCACTAAAAATATATAGCACATCTTGTCACTTTGAACTGTTTTGTGGAGGTGATGCTCCTCTTGTGATGGggacaaaaaaagtttctttcaTCTGTCAACATGAAACTTAATATGAGGAATAAGGAGATAACGCATTATGTAATATGAAGATTGGAAAATATTGCCCtcaaaatgtgcaaatgtacagcaccagtcaaaagtcctggtactgtacatgttatgtctttttttgtcatgtttcaatCTGATGCATAACTAAagatttggacattttcagagcagaacagaatttgtcattttgtttgagACTGTTTATGTGAGGAACCTGTGTTTTATGTTGGTGTCAAGGCTAAACCAGCCCCAGCAAACCCCATCCAGTTACACAGCTGCAGCACCCTACATCTCTGGATCAGCACTTCCAATCCAACTTGTGCCAGCAAGAAATGTAagagcatcagcagcagcagcagtgaactGGTGCAGATGTAGACACTCCAATGTACACCATCTACAGGCAAGGTGAGTAATCACTTCTTTTGACATAATGAGTCACCTGCAGGCAATGAATTCAACACTTTTAGCCAGAAACACAATGATGTTCAGTTTGCTACAAGTGGTAAAATATAAATCCTCAAAACCATACCATCAGACAAAACagtaactttattatttttttgaaaatgtatgcaGGATGCTGCAAATTGCAGCAGTTATAGGGTTACAGTTGTTGTGCTGGAGTCAGTGTCTGGATTTTGTGTCCTTTGCTGCCCTGATGACCTGGTTCAAGTTGGACGTAGCTGATCTACGGTAAGAGCCGGTTT is part of the Thunnus albacares chromosome 3, fThuAlb1.1, whole genome shotgun sequence genome and harbors:
- the si:dkeyp-118a3.2 gene encoding uncharacterized protein si:dkeyp-118a3.2 — encoded protein: MEYCFLKGFLAVLLIQHCTSEGLPTSIQSSTVTLEDVQALAQEPELPPAEVAPVVAPPSLKEVQQAMQEASEQVEGRGAEEVLKELLERVVEAALGQVEGGSEGKADEATVQEGVEEDALGAEKSETEANTVAEVLEQTVEEEVEGEDTDAKGGVAGVEEEQGVAETDASEDAAEEGNGVGEGEAETAVGSVEETTAGVETGSREAVGAEVTGESLDTEVSQEVVEETVAALVETGGDSAVEEAWVEANNEQVVLSEEKAEAEAETEEAEETQAAVEVVVGGGPEQETVVESDPSLGVGDVEQIEDAWGMGETLEEETQVDETEGEVLILPSDNYEIETTQSVVGEAVEEEEINILKDAEGQKVEDEQGHLVVEGGATEEAEAVGAEMGEAAGGERDEESVIKKESETLVNEGGDQQDGEEEQITPETSHGSEKEDHDVLVISAPEPEDGAEASIEQSPENQAPTTSPSLDGVETGENTLLGGETSDHDSEIITPTDELLTHDPVVVQPTLDDFVKDVLAVPPQAEREEPGEANELVEDTAGTTETRELGLEAWKIGAISAAVFLVLETLVIIIYILKCRKKNGTLALQRACEEGCVEPEAATGGDCSDDTLPAGNGDTQQVALDPSDVASTTAQNKEQQEEEHATAMSDLLPSSTEESANTGPGPDSSQDLRTSIL